The genomic segment CCAAAAGGTTGCGTGTCAAGGCTCGCGTATCGCCGCGCGAAACGGCAGGATGGCGGGGGTGTTGCGCAGCTTCCAGGTGACGAACCACCGGTTCCTGGCCGGACCGCAGGAACTGCGGCCGACCGGCCCCCGGGCCGGCGCGCTGCCCGTACCCGTGACGGCGATCCGCGGCGCGGTCGCCACCGGCAAGTCCAGCCTCGTCGACGCGCTGGCGCAGATGCGGGACGCGGTGCTGCACTCGGTCTCCGGCTGGGATCCCTACGCCGGTCCGGTGCGCACGCCGCATCTCGGATTCGCCGATCGCCCTTCGGAATTCGCGGTCACCTTCGTCGCCGAGGGAGTGCCCTACAGCTACGGATTCACGCTCGACCAGGCCGATGTCACGGCCGAATGGCTGCACAGCCATCCGCATCAGCGCAAGCGCGTGGTGTTCGAGCGCGCCGGCGACCGGATCCGGATCGGCGCCCAATTCGATTCGGCCCGTTACGGTATCGGCGCTCTGGTCCCGCTGGTGCGGCCGAATGCGTTGCTGCTCGGCCTCGCCGGGCAGTTGCACGCCGAGGCGCTGACGCCGGCGCATCGCTGGTTCGCCGATCGCCTCGACGTGGTGCACGGACCCGGCGATCCGCGGGAGATCGATGATCGGCTGGGCAGTCACCTGTCCCGGTCGGCCGAGCACGCCGCGCGGTTGCTGACCCTGGTGCGGGCGGCCGACCTCGGCGTCGAGGACATCCTCGTACCCGCGCCCGATCCGATGTACGCGGATTATCTGCGCGAACTCGACGGGGAGATCGCCGTCGCCACCAAGGAGGCCGACCTCTGCCTGACCTCCCCGGCGCACGCCTTCGAACTGGCGAGCAGTCACGGGTTGACCCCGGCCGCACTGGATCGGGAACTGGCCAATCTGCGGGCCGCCCGCGACACCCTCTACACCCGGATGTCCGCGCGCCGCGGTATCGGGCTGGGCCTGGTGCACACCGGGGTGGACACCGCGATCGATGTGGCCGCGGAGTCGACCTCGACGCTGGCGCTGCTGCGCCTGCTGCCCGCCGTGCTGGACGCGCTGGACATCGGCCGGGTGCTGGTCATCGACGATCTCGATCTGCACCTGCCGCCGGCCGTGGCCGCCCGCCTGACCGCGATGTTCACCGAGCCGGACACCAATCCCCGTGGCGCGCAACTGATCTACACCACGCGCGCGGAGCCCGCGGCGGCCGGGCACACCTCCGCCTGGCAGCTGCACCGCACCGGGTCCGGCGCCGGCGAACTCGTCGCGCACTGAGCGCCGCGGCGCGCGCCTAGCATGGAGACATGCTGTTGCAGATCGGTTTCATCGTGGTGCTGGCGGGTGTGGTGATCATGCTGATCACCCGATACCGCGGCGGGCCGCGGGCCGGCGCGGGGTGGCGGAGCGCGCCGCAACTGGAGAGCGGCACGCTGTACGTCACCGGGGTCAGCCCACGACCGGCCGCGCAGGGCGAGGAGTTCGTCACGCTCACCGGGACCGTCTCCGGTCCCACGGTGGCCGACGAGACCGTCTACGGCCGATTCGTCTGGGATGTCGGCCAGTGGCCCTCCCCCGGCGATCAGCTGCCGGTCGTCTACCCGCCGGGCAAGCCGGACCGGTGGCAGTTGAGCCATCCCGGCGCCCGGCCGCTGTTCGGCGGCTGAACTCAGCCGGCGCTCGCCTGCTCCAGCGCGCGCACATCCTCCGCGTCGAGACTCAGCTGCGCGGCCGCACCCAGTTCCCGCAGCTGCTCGATCGAGGTGGCCGAGGCGATCGGCGCGGTGATGCCGGGCCGGGTCAGCTGCCAGGCGACGGCAACCGTCGCGGGTGCCACCGTGTGCTTGTCGGCGACCGCGTCCAGCGCCGCGAGGATGCCCAGGCCGCGCGGATTCAGGTACTTCGGCACGGTGCGCTCGCCGCGCGGACTCTTGCCGAGGTCGGCCTCGGAGCGGTACTTGCCGGTGAGGAAGCCGGAGGCGAGCGGGCGGTAGGTGACGACGCCGAGCTTCAGGTCGGTCGCCACCGGTTCCAGATCGGTCTCGTAGTCGCTGCGGTCGTACAGGTTGTATTCGGGCTGGATCGCCGCGTAGGCGGGCAGGCCGGTGCGGGCACTGATCTCGGCGGCCTCGCGCAGCCGGGCGCCGCTGAAGTTGGAGGCGGCGATGACGCGGACCTTGCCCTGCTCGATCAGGGTCTGATAGGCGCCGAGGGTCTCCTCCTGCGGCGTATCGGCGTCGTCGCGATGCGAGTAGTAAAGGTCGATGTGGTCGGTGCGCAGCCGCCGCAGCGAATCCTCCGCGGCGCGCAGGATGTTCGCCCGCGACAGGCCCGGACGGGTCGGCATTCCCCCGACCTTCGTCGCGATCACGATCGAATCGCGCTTACCGGAGCGCTGCAGCCAGCGGCCGATGATCTCCTCGGACTCGCCACCCGAATTGCCCGGCACCCAGGCCGAATACACGTCGGCGGAGTCCACGGAGTTGATCCCCGCGTCGGCGAGCGCGTCCAGCAACGCGAACGAGGCGCTCTCGTCCACCGTCCAGCCGAACACGTTGCCGCCGAACACGATCGGCGACACCTGCAGCGACGACGTTCCCAACGGGCGCAACGACATCGGTTTCACTCCCTCCGAATTCGGAACACGATTCGTCCCATCATCACATTCCGGATGGGCCGAGTCGGTCGAAGGTCAGCGACTCCGCCTCCTCGGTGTAGGCGCGGGCGACGTCGGCGGCGAGCGCCAGAGTGCGGCGGGCCCAGGTCAGCGAGGCGCCGGCGAGGCCGCAGGCGGGGGTGATCAGCACACGCTCGGCGAGCAGGCGGCGCGGGAAGCCGAGCCGGTCGATCAGCCGGACGCCGGGTTCGGCCACCTCCCGCCAGGTCGGTGGCCGCGCCGGGGCCGTGGCGGGAATCAGCCCGAGCGCCACGAACTTTCCGTTGTCGAGCAGTTCGCCGATACCGTCCAGATCGCCGGTGCCGACGGTGGCGAGGTCGAAACCCACCGCGGCGGCGGCACTGTCGCGCAGGAAGCCCAGCGCCGGGCGATCGGCGCAGGTGTGCACCAGCACCGGACGGGTCTGCGCGGCCACGACGGTATCGAGCAGATGCAGCGCCTCGGGTTCGGGCAGGGCGCGCACCGTGTTCAGAATGCTTGCGCCGGTGAGGGATCCGGCGAGTACCGCGGACAGCGACGGTTCGTCCACCTGGACCAGGACGGCGGTGCCCAGCCGCCGCGCGACCTCGGCGGCGTGCCGCTCCAGGCCCTCGGCGAGCGATTCCGCGAGGTCGCGCACCGCACCGGGATCGGTGAGCAGGCGGTGCCCGTTGGCCAGTTCGACCTGGGCGGCGAGGGTCAGCGGGCCCGCGGACTGCACCTTCACCGGGCGGCCGGAGCCGATGAGACCCGCTGTCTCCCAGGCCTCTTCGAGGGCATCCAGATCGGTGCGGAGCAGATCGTGCGCACGGCGCGAGGTGGCGCTGGGGCGCGGGGCCAGCCGGTAGCCGCGGGTGGAGATGTCGAAGCGGAGGTCGACCAGCAGCGCGGAGGCGCGGCCGATCAGATCCGAACCCGTTCCGCGGCCGGGCAATTCGACCAGGTGCGGCAGGTCGCCGAGTTCGCCCACGATGGTGGCGGCGGCCTCCCGGGCATCGGCGCCGGGCCAGGAGCCGACCGCGGTCGCGATGCCGCCGCGCAGCACAGCGGATTCCGTCGTCATGTCGTGGGCCTTACTCATCGGCGTTCACCTGTCCGGAAATCGCTGCGGTACAGCGACTCTCGCGGAATTCCGTATACCAGTCGGGGAAGGCGAGCAGATCCGGCAGCGTCACGTCGGCGCCGTAGGCGCTCAGTGCCACGCGGTCGAAGGCGCCCGTCGTCACGCCCACCGCGACCGCGCCGGCGGTGCGGGCGGCATCGATGTCGCCGGTGTGGTCGCCGACATAGGCGGCGGCGCCGAACCGGCGCAGCGCCTCGCCTTTGCCCGCACCGAACACTCCCCCGACGACCTCCTCGACCGGCAACTCGAGAAACCGGACGGTCCGTTCGGTGTCGGCCCGGTTCTTCCCGGAGACGACGATCACCCGGCCGCCCGCCGCCCGGACCGCCGCGATCGCGGCCGCCGCCCCGGGCATCGCGGTGGTCACCGGGACCGCCACGTCGCGATACATCGCGCGGTAGCGGTCGGCCATCGCGGCGACCCGCTCCGGCGGGAACCAGTACCCGATCTCGACCTCGAGCGGCGGGCCGATCCGCGACACCACCGCGTCGGTATCGATCGGCACCCCGGTCTCGGCGGACAGCAGGCGATAGACGGCGGCGATCCCGGCCCGGCTGTCGGCCAGCGTCAGATCGAGGTCGAAGCCGATCGCGGGGGCCGTCACCGGGAGCTGTCCGTCAACGCCCGCTCGGTGCCGCTGATGGTTCCGCTGCCGATCACCGCGTCGCCGGCCGGATCCGGGCGGTACAGCACCACGGCCTGACCGCGCGCCACGCCGGTCAGCGGCTCGCGCAGCCGCACCACCAGGCCGCCGGCGGTGGCCTGCGCGACCGCGGGTGCGGTGCCGCCGTGCGCGCGCACCTGCGCCACGCACTCGATCGGGCCCTGTGGCGCGGCGCCGGAGGTCCAGATCGCGCGGTCCGCGAGCACCGTCGCGACCCGCAGTTCCTCGGCGGTGCCGATGCGGACCGTGCCGGTGCCCGGATCGATGTCGGTGACGTAGCGCGGACGGCCGTCGGCGGCCGGGCCGGGCAGGCCCAGGCCCTTGCGCTGGCCGATCGTGAAGCCGTGCACGCCCTCGTGCTCGCCGAGCCGCTGTCCCGCGGAGTCGACGATCGCGCCCGGCCGGACCCCGATCCGCGCGCCCAGGAAGGCCCGGGTGTCGCCGGACGGGATGAAGCAGATGTCGTGCGAATCCGGTTTGTTCGCCACCGCCAGCCCGCGTTCGGCGGCCTCGGCGCGGATCCGCGGCTTCGGGGTGTCGCCGACCGGGAACATCGCCCGGGTCAGCTGGTCGGCGGTGAGCACGGCCAGCACATAGGACTGGTCCTTGTCGCCGTCGACGGCCCGGCGCAGCACCCCGTCGGCCAGGCGCGCGTAGTGGCCGGTGACGACGGCGTCGAAGCCGAGCGCGACCGCGCGATCGGCCAGCGCCGAGAACTTGATCTTCTCGTTGCAGCGCAGGCACGGATTCGGGGTCTCGCCGGCGGCGTAGGAGGCGACGAAGTCGTCGATCACGTCCTCCTTGAACCGGTCCGCGAAATCCCAGACGTAGAACGGGATTCCGAGCACATCGGCGGCGCGGCGGGCATCGCCGGCGTCCTCCTTGGAACAGCAGCCGCGCGATCCGGTCCGCAGCGTGCCCGGCGTCGCCGACAACGCCAGATGCACGCCGACCACCTCGTGTCCGGCATCGACCGCGCGTGCGGCCGCGACGGCGGAATCGACGCCGCCGCTCATCGCAGCGAGCACTCTCACCGGGTTCCCTCCTGTGTCAACTGGTGCCGATCGCCTGGCCCTTCCTGATTCCGCCCGCCGTGCCGGGAACCGGCCCCGGCCAGCCCCGCCGCCCGCGCCCGCTCGACCACCGGCGGCAACACCTCCAGCAGCCGATCGATATCGGCCCGAGTCGAGGTGTGCCCCAAGGAGAATCGCAGCGAACCGCGCGCGGTCCGGGCATCGACGCCCATCGCCAGCAGGACGTGACTGGGGGCGGCGACGCCCGCGGTACACGCCGAACCGGTGGAGCACTCGATCCCGGCGGCATCGAGCAGCATCAGCAGCGAATCACCCTCGCAACCGGGAAAAGTGAAGTGCGCGTTACCCGGTAGCCGGCCCACGCCGGCCGGGCCGTTGAGCACCGCATCGGGCACCCGGGCCCGCACCCCGTCGATCAGGGCATCCCGCAGCGACAGCAATTCGATTGTGCGCGTGGACATCTCGGTGACGGTGCGGCCCAGCGCGGCCGCCAGGCCGACCGCCGCAGGCACATCCGAGGTGCCGGACCGCAGATCGCGCTCGTGACCACCGCCGTGCAGCAGCGGCACACAGCCCACCTGCCGGCCCAGCAGCAGTACGCCGACCCCGTGCGGGCCGCCGACCTTGTGCCCGGCGAAACTCGCCGCCGCCAGCCCGCTGCCACCGAAGTCGATGGGCAGCTGCGCCGCGGCCTGCACCCCGTCGCTGTGCATCGGAACGTCGAATTCCTGTGCGACCGCGGCCAATTCGGCGATCGCCTGGATCGTGCCGACCTCGTTGTTGGCCCACATGACGGTGACCAGCGCGACCTCACCGGCATGCGCGGCCAGCGCCGCCCGCAACGTACCCGGCGACACCACCCCGTCCCGATCGACATCGAGCAGCGTCACCCGCGCACCCTCGTGCTGCTCCAGCCACTCGACCGCGTCCAGCACGGCGTGATGTTCGATACCGCTGACCAGGATGCGGGTGCGCTGGGGATCGGCGTCGCGCCGGGCCCAGTAGAGGCCCTTGACGGCGAGATTGTCGCTCTCGGTGCCACCGGAGGTGAAGACCACCTCCGAGGGCCGCGCCCCCAGATCGGCCGCGATCGACTCGCGCGCCTCCTCCAGCATCCGCCGCGCGGTCCGCCCCGATCCGTGCAGGGACGACGCATTACCGGCGACCCGCAGCGCGTCCGCCATCGCCTCGACCGCGGCAGGGTACATCGGTGTCGTGGCCGCGTGATCGAGGTAGACCGTCTGGGGCGCCGCACCGACCGGACCCGGAAAAGCCTTCATGACGCTGTAAACCCTATCCCACGGTGACCTGTGTGTTCCTGGGGTATCCCCCTGCTGGCTACGACCTGTCTACGATTCGACGACACCAGATGCAAGCGGCTGCGGGCGGGACGGTATTCCCGGGACGGTTGGGCTGGCGGTTCGGGTGGGGCCGTGGTCGGCGGCGGCCGGGCCGTCGGCGAGACGCCGGGGTGCCCGGTGGGCCCCGACAGTGTTCCGGCCGCGTTGGTGGCGGGGTTGGCGGATCTGCCGACGGTGAACGCCGCGATCGGGGTGCTCGCCGTGTACGGCATGATCGGCGTCGACCCGGTCGGTGGTGCGATCTCGGTGCACCGGCTGGTGCAGGCGGTCACCCGCGGTTCAGGTCGTGCGGTTCGCGATGAACGCGAATTCGCGACCCGATGGTGACGGGAGCGGCGTCGTGCCATTCCTCCCAGGCCCGGCGTTCGGGACGTCTCGTCTCGAACACGAGGTGCCCGCTCGAGACGAGCCGCGATGGGTCCGGCATAGGAACCATTGTTCGCGCCGACGGGCGTGCCGGTTCACCCGCGGACCCGGGGTGGATCCGGTGACGACCGTGCCCGAATTGCAGCCGCTCTGCAATCTGCTGGGGTGACTGTTCCTGTTCCAGCCGGTCGGCAACCCGGCAAAATAGTACCGGGTTGCGTTCCGGCAGAGGTCGTTGCGGATGCCGGGTCTGCGGCTCGACGCCATGGCCGGGGCATTGCGAGTACACCTCGACTGCCCGGTCTTGGATGTATACAAAATATTGTATGTAATTATCGCTGGGCGGGGTGGCCGGGCAGCGGTGTGTCGAGGATGCCGTTCTCGCGGGGTTGGGGCCCGGATATGGTGGGGGCGGTGCGGATCTCACCTCGATTCGGTGGGCGGTGGCCTCGACCCCGGTGCTGCTCGGCGGAGACGAAGGAGTCTGAACATGACAGCACGACGGACGGCCGGATCGGTTCTCGCCGTGGCTCTGGCGGTCGTGGTGATCGCGGGGTCGGCCACGGCGGCGGCCGATCCGATGGCGTCATCTCCCAGCGCGACTGCGGCCGAGTCCACTGCCGGGGGCGACGAATCGGTCTTCACCGGGGAGCCCTCGCTCGTCGCGCAGTTGGTGGTCGCGGGGCTGCGTTCGGTACGCGCGGCCACTGAGCTGCTGGGCATCGACCTGGGCACCCAACTTGCCTCGCTGATCACCACCACGGACCCACCCGAGCTGACCGGCCTCGGACTTCGGGTGCAGCGGGCGGAGTTCGCGGGGATGCCTGTGGTCACGATCCGGGCCGCGGCGCCGTCGGGCAAGGTTGTCGTGGCGTTGCACGGCGGCGCATATGTTGTGCAGCCCACCGTCATGCACTGGCTGGACTACGCGACCATGGCCCGTGACACCGGTGCGGCCGTCGTCGTCCCGATCTATCCATTGGCCGACACCGCGCAGGGCCGCGCCGCGAGTGTCGTTCCCGCGCTGGCGGATCTGGTCACCGCGCAGATCGGCGCGTACGGCGCCGCAAACGTGAGTCTGTACGGGGACTCCGCCGGAGGCGGTCTGGCGCTGGCCACGGCACAGGAGCTCGGGCGCCGCGACGCCACGCAGCCCTCGGATATGGTGCTCGTCTCGCCGTGGCTGGATGTCTCGATGAGCAATCCCGCGATTCCCGCCGTCGCGGACCCGATCCTCGGCGTCGCCTCGCTGCGCAAATCCGGAACCCTGTGGGCCGGTGCGCTTTCCCTCACCGATCCGCTGGTCAGCCCGTTGTACGGATCCCTGGCGGGACTGCCCCCGACTGCGGTCTACTCCGGGTCGTTGGACGTGCTGTCCCCCGATGTCCTCGTCCTGCGTGACGAGGCCCGCGATCAGGGGGCCGCGTTCACCTTCGTGCTGCGGGAGGGACTCATCCACGACTGGGCCCTGGGTGGGCTCCCGGTTCTCCCCGAAGGTCCCGCCGTGCGGCCGGACATCTACCGTCAGCTCGGGCTCGCCGGCTGAACCGGGCGGAGTGCTGTCTCGTGACCTACGAAAGTAGAAGCCTGGGACAGGATCTGATCGCCCATGAGTGTCGAACACGTCAGTCGCCGAACCATCGTTCTCGGCGCCGGAGCGGTGGCGGTGGCCACTGCCTGCTCAACCGGAAACAACGGAAGTACCGTCGCGGCAACACCATCGACCACCACGGCCGGCACCACGCCGGTCACGCCGACCACCGATGTGCCGGTCCCGACCACCGTGCCGGAAGTGGCGGCACCGCCGGCGCCACCGAACGGGACTGTGCTGGCCCGCAGCGGCGAGATTCCCGTGGGTGCCGGGCTCATCGCCGGCGATACGGTGATCACCCAGCCCAATCCCGGGGATTTCCGGGCCTTTTCGGCGACGTGCACACATCAGGGTTGCGCGGTGAGTGCGATCGCGGGCGGGACCATCAACTGTCCCTGTCACGGCAGCCGGTTCAATCTGGACGGTAGCGTCGCCACCGGACCGGCCACTCGTTCCCTGGTGGCGCGGCCGATCAGTGTGCAGGACGGGCTGATCGTCGCCGGGGCGGCCGCGCCTGTGGTGGCGGTCGATCAGCCCGCCGAAACGGAGCAACCTGCCGCCGCACCGGCGCCGGAGCCGGGTGCACCGGACAACGCGCTCGCTCGCACTTCCGATGTTCCGGTCGGTGGTGGGCTCATTCTCGGCAATATCGTTGTGACGCAGCCGGATTTCGGCAGCTTCCTCGGGTTCTCCACCACCTGTACGCATCTCGGCTGCGCGGTGAACTCGGTGGGTGGTGGGAGCATCGACTGTCCTTGTCACGGCAGCAAATTCAATCTGGACGGCACCGTGGCCGTCGGTCCTGCCACTCGACCGCTGGACTCTCGTCCGGTCGGCGTCGAGAACGGGTGGGTCGTCTCCGGTCCCGGTGGGACCGCACCCCAGCGGCCCTGCTGGTGCGACATCCTGCCGCTTCCGCCGGGGGTTCTCGGTTGCTGATCCGTTGATTCCGGCGGGCGTGCTCGGGTGTCGCCGAGGCGCGGAAATGGGTAACGATCCGATCGGGGCCGCACTGCGGCTACCGGGACCGCGATAGGCTCGGCGCGCTCACCTTGCTGTTTCCGCCCGCGGGTTTTCACCGCATGCGTTGTGCTCATCATTCACATTGCTGTGGCCACGACGGCGAAGGGTTGAAAATCGTATGATCACCGACCGCGTTCACAACGGGATTCCGCAGCCTCAACGTGACGGTAAGGGTGGTATCGATACCGGTCCGCGCAATATCGAGCTCGACCGGCAGAATCCCGACCTCCTCGCGCCGCCGGCAACCGACCGCGGGACGTTGCCCAATATGAAGTTCTCGTTCTCGATGGCGCACACCCGGATCGAGGAGGGCGGCTGGACTCGGGAGGTCACGCAGCGGGAGTTGCCGATCGCTACCACTCTGGCCGGGGTGGATATGAAACTGAACCCCGGTGCCTATCGGGAGATGCACTGGCACAAGCAGTCCGAGTGGGGTTATGTGCTGGAGGGCAGTTGCCGGA from the Nocardia sp. BMG111209 genome contains:
- the mnmA gene encoding tRNA 2-thiouridine(34) synthase MnmA; this encodes MRVLAAMSGGVDSAVAAARAVDAGHEVVGVHLALSATPGTLRTGSRGCCSKEDAGDARRAADVLGIPFYVWDFADRFKEDVIDDFVASYAAGETPNPCLRCNEKIKFSALADRAVALGFDAVVTGHYARLADGVLRRAVDGDKDQSYVLAVLTADQLTRAMFPVGDTPKPRIRAEAAERGLAVANKPDSHDICFIPSGDTRAFLGARIGVRPGAIVDSAGQRLGEHEGVHGFTIGQRKGLGLPGPAADGRPRYVTDIDPGTGTVRIGTAEELRVATVLADRAIWTSGAAPQGPIECVAQVRAHGGTAPAVAQATAGGLVVRLREPLTGVARGQAVVLYRPDPAGDAVIGSGTISGTERALTDSSR
- a CDS encoding cysteine desulfurase family protein, whose protein sequence is MKAFPGPVGAAPQTVYLDHAATTPMYPAAVEAMADALRVAGNASSLHGSGRTARRMLEEARESIAADLGARPSEVVFTSGGTESDNLAVKGLYWARRDADPQRTRILVSGIEHHAVLDAVEWLEQHEGARVTLLDVDRDGVVSPGTLRAALAAHAGEVALVTVMWANNEVGTIQAIAELAAVAQEFDVPMHSDGVQAAAQLPIDFGGSGLAAASFAGHKVGGPHGVGVLLLGRQVGCVPLLHGGGHERDLRSGTSDVPAAVGLAAALGRTVTEMSTRTIELLSLRDALIDGVRARVPDAVLNGPAGVGRLPGNAHFTFPGCEGDSLLMLLDAAGIECSTGSACTAGVAAPSHVLLAMGVDARTARGSLRFSLGHTSTRADIDRLLEVLPPVVERARAAGLAGAGSRHGGRNQEGPGDRHQLTQEGTR
- a CDS encoding HAD family hydrolase, which codes for MTAPAIGFDLDLTLADSRAGIAAVYRLLSAETGVPIDTDAVVSRIGPPLEVEIGYWFPPERVAAMADRYRAMYRDVAVPVTTAMPGAAAAIAAVRAAGGRVIVVSGKNRADTERTVRFLELPVEEVVGGVFGAGKGEALRRFGAAAYVGDHTGDIDAARTAGAVAVGVTTGAFDRVALSAYGADVTLPDLLAFPDWYTEFRESRCTAAISGQVNADE
- a CDS encoding alpha/beta hydrolase fold domain-containing protein, encoding MTARRTAGSVLAVALAVVVIAGSATAAADPMASSPSATAAESTAGGDESVFTGEPSLVAQLVVAGLRSVRAATELLGIDLGTQLASLITTTDPPELTGLGLRVQRAEFAGMPVVTIRAAAPSGKVVVALHGGAYVVQPTVMHWLDYATMARDTGAAVVVPIYPLADTAQGRAASVVPALADLVTAQIGAYGAANVSLYGDSAGGGLALATAQELGRRDATQPSDMVLVSPWLDVSMSNPAIPAVADPILGVASLRKSGTLWAGALSLTDPLVSPLYGSLAGLPPTAVYSGSLDVLSPDVLVLRDEARDQGAAFTFVLREGLIHDWALGGLPVLPEGPAVRPDIYRQLGLAG
- a CDS encoding ATP-binding protein, with translation MAGVLRSFQVTNHRFLAGPQELRPTGPRAGALPVPVTAIRGAVATGKSSLVDALAQMRDAVLHSVSGWDPYAGPVRTPHLGFADRPSEFAVTFVAEGVPYSYGFTLDQADVTAEWLHSHPHQRKRVVFERAGDRIRIGAQFDSARYGIGALVPLVRPNALLLGLAGQLHAEALTPAHRWFADRLDVVHGPGDPREIDDRLGSHLSRSAEHAARLLTLVRAADLGVEDILVPAPDPMYADYLRELDGEIAVATKEADLCLTSPAHAFELASSHGLTPAALDRELANLRAARDTLYTRMSARRGIGLGLVHTGVDTAIDVAAESTSTLALLRLLPAVLDALDIGRVLVIDDLDLHLPPAVAARLTAMFTEPDTNPRGAQLIYTTRAEPAAAGHTSAWQLHRTGSGAGELVAH
- a CDS encoding ubiquinol-cytochrome c reductase iron-sulfur subunit, which produces MSVEHVSRRTIVLGAGAVAVATACSTGNNGSTVAATPSTTTAGTTPVTPTTDVPVPTTVPEVAAPPAPPNGTVLARSGEIPVGAGLIAGDTVITQPNPGDFRAFSATCTHQGCAVSAIAGGTINCPCHGSRFNLDGSVATGPATRSLVARPISVQDGLIVAGAAAPVVAVDQPAETEQPAAAPAPEPGAPDNALARTSDVPVGGGLILGNIVVTQPDFGSFLGFSTTCTHLGCAVNSVGGGSIDCPCHGSKFNLDGTVAVGPATRPLDSRPVGVENGWVVSGPGGTAPQRPCWCDILPLPPGVLGC
- a CDS encoding aldo/keto reductase — its product is MSLRPLGTSSLQVSPIVFGGNVFGWTVDESASFALLDALADAGINSVDSADVYSAWVPGNSGGESEEIIGRWLQRSGKRDSIVIATKVGGMPTRPGLSRANILRAAEDSLRRLRTDHIDLYYSHRDDADTPQEETLGAYQTLIEQGKVRVIAASNFSGARLREAAEISARTGLPAYAAIQPEYNLYDRSDYETDLEPVATDLKLGVVTYRPLASGFLTGKYRSEADLGKSPRGERTVPKYLNPRGLGILAALDAVADKHTVAPATVAVAWQLTRPGITAPIASATSIEQLRELGAAAQLSLDAEDVRALEQASAG
- a CDS encoding methionine synthase, with translation MSKAHDMTTESAVLRGGIATAVGSWPGADAREAAATIVGELGDLPHLVELPGRGTGSDLIGRASALLVDLRFDISTRGYRLAPRPSATSRRAHDLLRTDLDALEEAWETAGLIGSGRPVKVQSAGPLTLAAQVELANGHRLLTDPGAVRDLAESLAEGLERHAAEVARRLGTAVLVQVDEPSLSAVLAGSLTGASILNTVRALPEPEALHLLDTVVAAQTRPVLVHTCADRPALGFLRDSAAAAVGFDLATVGTGDLDGIGELLDNGKFVALGLIPATAPARPPTWREVAEPGVRLIDRLGFPRRLLAERVLITPACGLAGASLTWARRTLALAADVARAYTEEAESLTFDRLGPSGM